The nucleotide window TCCCTCTCTTTCTTGTTTTGGTATCTCCTTCTTGCTGCTGTGATTTCAcctcctttctttctttctcataGCTCTTCCCTCCTTCACTGTCGCTCCCCTTGTTATTTTCCCTACGTCTGCCAGGATTGGCTGGCTATTTTTGTTCTCCAATCCCTGCTTAGCTTGTATCTCTGCTGTACCGTTGGAGCTCAGCCTCTCCCTCTCCGTCCTCCAATCTGCTGCTCTGCCTCTTACACATGTTGGGTAATGGTAATCTCTACCTTTGATCGGTTGGGATTATGAGCTGGCACGGCTGTGGATTACAGGACGGTCGGCTATTTAGCACACAGTGTTTACTCACGGGGGGAAAGGGTTATTTGCATTATGCACACACATAATCCCTGATATTTCACTTTAAACATGGCATGTACAGTTCCTGTCAGCGCTGCATTAGATCTTTAATTATGAGTAAAATTgctttcatagttttttatctAAAATGTCGGTaatgtaatacattatttttagtGTAGACACCTAAGTCATTTTGTCTGCCAAACTTGAAATATGTTTGTATTGTTTCATTTGTTATTCTTATTTTGTGGATAACTTGATGCAGATATTTTTTCTTCCTATGGAATTTAGTGTCGCCATCAAACAAAATGTGCTATAGGCTGATGTGTAAAATAGTTGTAATttaaattctaaaataaaatggCAGAGAATACAATATTATTAGCCACAAGTGTGTATTTATACAGAGAATAATTCAATAGAGATAAAGGAGGACAGATTGCTGcatgtttcatttattttcaagAAGCAGAAAATTAGATTTTGTATGATTGTGCATCACAACATAACCAACAGCTGTTTTGTTTGGCACCATTTCCCAAATAACAGCTTAAATCTATTGAGTCATGCAGGATGACTGTGCTGCTCTCTGTAATTCTCCACGTACTTGGATTCATGCACTGACACTCTGCCAGTCGTGCTGGAAATGTTACAGACATTAAATCACATGTCACTTGTCATGGTGGTTTTAAAGCAGCAATAGAAACAAACCTCTGAGTTGTTGTGTGCCAAGGAGATATCAGTACAGATTACAGTCTCACACCTGCaaaatgtgttattttgaagGGCTCAAATGTGCAGAGTGACATCTTTGTTCACAGCTGCAACATCTGCGGTTTGGCAGCTGTGCATGAGTTTGAGCAGGCACATGATACTGAAGCCAAATGAATAATCTGGAGGAATTTCACAAACAAATGGGAGGGACTCTCTGTAACAGTGCTAACAAATATCCTTCCTTATAATCTGTGACATACAGTATTTATCGTGCTTTAACCATAATctgaatatatttatttattattattattagtgttattattattattatattttgaaaACTCACAgaacatttatatatacattgtATTCAGTGGCGTttccagggccggactgggacaataaatcaggccgggaattatacacccagccaggccgctaccagtttttttttgtgccattttgctagatttatttgtcaatatttacagcgttgctgcccatagtgatagccctatagtttaaatctactacccaataataaacatatggacatgggtcactatttaaaaaaatgtgaaaatctatttaggaatctattcatgtgaacatattttaagtgggggtggacctcaaatcctctagggcagtggttcccaaactttttcagtcgggaccccccaacccggttcccatctatattggtaagattaattgtatattgttgtaaaaacattacattttctctgctaataataagaagatacaaagatccaactataattttatattttattatggattacacatgaacaaaagtgcttgtaatagatactgtgaattaatttggcctaattaaaactggttggccttcttccctgagtagtagatttttaaattcaaatttctttaaggaaaatatattaattaactacTATTTCTACTGCAGGTTGCAAACGATCACATCACTTTACCATTCCTATTCCACACTAGCTTATCAATTACTGATCGCGCCCCACAGTTTGAAAACCACTGCTCTAGGGGTCCGGGGGTAACACTAGGgggctgacactaggtggggctgtgccccacctgcccctaatgaccagtcaccACTGATTGTATTACATTGTTTCTTTTTGGAAATGGTtgcttatattatttatttgtataatatttatatatttttcactAATTTGTCCAGCTTTGTTGTCTCTGGCTGTGTTTGCCTATTTTGTTGTAAGTGCACTGCAATGCAAACTACTGCAGTACAATTCTGTACTGTGTGCACATAGCTGATTCATAGTCTTATATGACTGAGACATACAGTAGACATAGCAATCTGCCTGCAACGTTGGGATATCTGATTCAAAGCATATTGCTATTAAATTATGAATCAATATCCTAGTAACAATAACATGTGAGTTATAGTGTTGCATTGCTGGAGCTGAACTGAACATACATAATTCTCACATAAAGATCCAAGCTGAGAAAAATTCCCTGCAGTCGTTCTGTCAatcatttaaaatgttgttgAAAATGTCTATCCTTTTTCTATTAGAGTATGCAGTGTGTCTTATTTAAGCTCCATTATAAAGCCATAGGGTTTTTAACGAGTACTGTAGGAGATAGCAGCCGCTGTGTTCACTGACGTGGCTGCATGTGGAGGCCTCTGAGTGCAGGTCGACCACTGCACTCAGAGGAACCCTGACAGCCTCTGAGAGCTGAGGATACATGTACATGCTGATGTCTCAGGTtcccaatgtgtgtgtgtgtgtgtgtgtgtgtgtgtgtgtgtgtgtgtgtgtgtgtgtgtgtgtgtgtgtgtgtgtgtatgtgtgtgtgtgtgtgtgtgtgaatgcaaaCAGGGGGTATCCAATACAGGATAAAATTAGGCCAGCCAGGCCTTATATTGCTGACGGAGCTGGGGTGGCCAAAAAAAGCCTGGGGTGCGAGCCAACAGTGGGAGCTCAAGGAAGAGGGGAAAGCAAGCAGGATCGTCGCTGAAATGGCCACCAAAGGTAAGGAAATAAACAGTGACAGCTTTAAGTAGAGTGAATCAGAGCAGACAGGGAGCTGGGCAGTTGTCCGGCggaggagggagagaaagtttagTTTCCCTTCTCTGCTGAGCAGGTGTGAATTCAGACAGGATGACCAGTCAAATACTGAGTCCTGCATGTCTTTCATTCGGCAGACAGATGGGACTCAGCTAAATGAGAGCCTGTCGCTGATTGAATGTTGTTTGTTAGTTTCATTCTTAAAGGTCCAGTTTGTCCCATAAGAATAGAAGATTGATAAGTGTTTTATTTTCAGCGCTATTTTAAGATGGTATTTATTtcgtattattttatttttggcaTCAGGATCAGGTTATGCCATGCTGGTAAAATTACTTAATAGATGTGACAGTAATGGTGCCTGATTATGAAAATATGTTGCTGgtttagctgtgtgtgtgtgtgtgtgtgtgtgtgtgtgtgtgtgtgtgtgtgtgtgtgtgtgtgtgtgtgtgtgtgtgtgtgtgtgtgtgtgtgcgtgcgtgcgtgtgtgcgtgcgcgtgtgtgtgtgtgtgtgtgtgtgtgtgtgtgtgtgtgtgtgtgtgcgtgcgtgcgcgtgtgtgtgtgtgtgtgtgtgtgtgtgtgtgtgtgtgtgtgtgtgtgtgtgtgtgtgtgtaaatgcatGACTCAGTTGCTagtaaattgttttaatgaagACAACTTGTTATTGATGTATACATGTTTAAGTGTTtgttttaaattgattataCCTTAAGATTATCATAGGCAGGGAGGATCATTCAACAGCTTAGAGTTTGAAGATCTCATAACCAGTGAATCATAGCATGCTTATTGCTTTATTTATAATTCATTAAGTCATGTGTAAAGTGCATCATTCAAAGAAATGCACTTGTGTAGATGCACATTTATtcctaaaaacatatattttccgGCAAGGAAGGAGGTGAATAACAAGATGCTTCTTCTATGGATGTATTTGAACAGGCACGATTTACTCTCAACACAGTCCCATGAACTGTACGCCATTTTAGAAATGACCAATGTTGTACTGAATGTAAATAGGTATTACTGAATAGAGAACAATATGTTTTTAAAGCCATATAGACAACGTGTCACAAAGGAGCAGGTAAAtgtcaaaatgtatttatttaaatgacctGGTGTACATTTTCCCCTCATTTACCTCCATATAAGTAAAGCTTCTCTGGTACAGAGGGAGAGACGTGAGACTGTTTGTAATAAACAAAGGAAGATAGAAGatattctgttttgtttttttaaatatggagTTGGTATCAAATACACGTACTGCTGGTTCAAATGGTGTCAGCTTCATAGGCATTTGATTTGACTGATATGAagctaaataaaacaaagtCTGAGCCTCTTTATGACCATAACTTTTACACATGCATCGACAGGTTGTTATTTACTTCCTGGTTCAAAGAAAAATGCAATCAACATACTGCAATGCTTTGAGGAATGGAAATATGGAAGGGATTGCCATCACACATTGGTGGCTAATTGGTGTCCAAATAAATCTATATGTATACAATACAAATGTGATTTGTGAGTTGTGATTGCCACAACTATGTGCCATATCTAACGGTCCAAGGCCTGACTTTGTATGGAGGATAGATGATCTACAAACTTCACATCTCTGTCACAGTTTTTCCCTCTGACAATCACGCATCATCAGTAATTCATTTCATTTTCTGCTCCTGTCATGTGCGTCCTCTTCTGCAGTCGTTGATCTGGTGTATTGGCGGAAGTTGAGGAGGACCGGTGTGGTGTTCACAGGTCTGGTGATGAGTCTGGCCAGTCTGTTCCAGCTCAGCGCCATCACCGTGATCTCACACATCTGTCTGGGTGTCATGGCTGTCACCTTCACCCTCCGCCTCTACTACAAACTGCTGGAGCTGCTGCGCTGGAACCCCGGGGTTCACCCCTTCGAGTGAGTCTGTTAACATTGATTTATTCCCACATATGCTTTTATCAAGATACATTTAACTTCAAACCTAATTCTCATACTGTTTTAGAATGGTTCATGTAGTGTTAAAGGCATTACTAATTGAAAAGTCTCGATTCTTTTTCAATAGCTACCATATCATGTGACCCGGTTTCTCTAAACCAATGCAGCATTGTTTTACACTGGACAAGATGAATACACCTGAACCTGGAGTGTATTGAACAAATATGATACTTTTCAATAAAAGAGCTGAATTGTATTCAATATTCATATAAagttgaaaaaacattgaaacccaATAGAAAATGTGTGTATCCTACCCATCAAGTAAAGTTATACAATGCTGCATTGACTTTGAGTCACACGGTCTCATTAAAAGGAAGCTTATTAGAGTTTTGAATTAAAAAAGAACAAGGGTCAAATAAAAAGAGTCATGGCATCCAGTGTTGTAATACAATGCTGCAATGATTCGAAGTCGCTCGGTCACATGACATGGAAGCtatttaaaaatacttttcAAAGAAACTGATTCATATTCATGACAATATATAAGGCTTGAATGACTGTCGATATCCAACCTAAAACCAACATCACCTCTGTTTGATAGTTTTGTATTATGTGTGTTTCTGAGGCTTGTGTATGTGTCTCTGCTTCAGGTTGTCTCTGAACCATGACAGCTCTCTGACAGACAGGGAGACAGTGATGCTAGTGGAGGAGGTGGTCCTGATGATCGCATTTGCCCTCACAGAAATTAAACGGCTGATTTTTATTGAGAGCGTGATGGACTCCATTAAGGTCAGAGTGTGaggataaaataatgataataatgtaTGAACACAAACTGATCATAAAACCTGAAAGTGGTACGATGACAGGTCAGCATGTCTGGGAGCGTTGCTCAACTTCACAGCTAATGAAGGGTGTTTGTTCTCACAATCACTCTAAGGGACTCATTTGTTATCAACATTTCTTTCCGGTGCTCTCTCAGTTCGTCCTGCTCCTGTATCTGCTGACTTATGTTGGGGTCTTTACCAGTGGCCTGACTCTGGTGATAACTGGTGAGTTATTTGATTCCAATAGGGTTTTTTGATCTGCCAACGCCATGATTACAGTTTGGTGAGATCTTTGCAAAAGAAAAGACTACTTGGGGATGATCATAGACATAGTTTAAAGAATCAAACTctgaaaagagagagaaaactaagtttaaaaTGTCCTGTTTCAACATCGAAGACACCAAAGAGTGTCATACCATAATCCAAAACCCCACTCTGCTTAGAGAGGGTTGTGTGCCATATAATTCAAATAAGAACTACATTTAAATGAGATATGGAAGCTCTGAAAGGCCTTAAGGTACATACAAAGTAAATATATTGTGTTAGCAAGTTATGTTACATATCTGTCATGTCTTGActaaaaatgttttatattgatATTAATATATTGGCCTTGTGTAGTACACCTAGAAGAAGACATGCTTTTAATTCTAAGATAATAAGGTAGTGGTGCACTTTTTCCTCCTGTGGCCAAAATGAGTATTAGAAAAACACAACATAGTGAACTTCCACCTTTGAAGCGTTCATCCTGACCTATTTCACAGATGATTTATTTAGGGAGCTTAGTAAGATGATCCTGGCAAAAGCTTTATTTTTTCCTGTTCTTCTAGTCATTTATTCAGTAGATGAATCATCTAAGATTAGACGATTAAAATGGATCACCAGATGTTTCTTCCCTCCTTTGCCTCTCAGTGCTTCCATATTAACCTACACCTTGGAACTGAAATGGTTTctcttttgtctttgtttaacaGCCGTGATCGTTGTTTTCTCCGTTCCTCTGTTGTACAAAAAGAACAAGGTAAgttcctttttttcttcttttttttttaatataatcaATATCATTCACTAAACTGCAGTAGGCCTACTCCAGCAAAACATAATAATGGTGATAAACTAGTAACACAATTTATACATGTAAATTGTGTAGAGTGTTTCTGAATACCTTTATTGACCTCTCATGTGATGGACATCTGCAAACTAAATACATACCCAGCCGGCTGAATATTCGGGTCCAGGGTGAAAAAGACTCCTCACCACATAAACAAAAGTTAAAGAAAAGCTTTAAACTCTTACCCGTGTATCATTTTGTTGACAGATGCGTTTAAGGAGGATGGTTAGAGCGGTCAAAGCTTTTGTAAAGAAAATCAAAGACCTGTAAGTTACCTTCTATTTGCAAAATGTTCTCATGGTAACAAATTATGACCATCTTTATGTTGTTGATGCTGCTGTTTTGTTGCAGTTTCCTCAGTATGTATCACAAGGTGAGACCCTCTTCTGCTCCTGAACCTGCACCTGCCCCTGCAGCTGCACCGGCTCCCAAACAGAAAGCCAAGGCAAAGTAACTGGTTGGTCAAGTGTTTGAAAGCACCCATGATTTGGGATTCGGAAAATGTTGGAATGGTTACATCATCTGTGGGGCCGCTTTGAGAGCCGGCTCATTTCCATTTCTCCACCATGATGTTCATTAATAGAAGCAAGATATAATTGATCCTGACAGCTGAAACAAAGCTGCCCTTCACTCACAAAGAAAGAGTGGAAGTGTATGAGGAGAAGAatttcatttactgagatgctGTTTGTCGGCAATGTTTAATATAACCGGTTCACACTCACATACTCTAAGCAGGGGCAGAACACCACTGTGTGTTTTTTCTTTGATAACAGGTCTATTTTTACAGGGAGCTCCATGTTCCTGTTGAACTGCAGAATTATTCATAATGAACCACCGAAGCATTATTGCTGCTCTCATTATGTCTATGCAGCACCATAAATTGTAAACTCGGTAGAATACATCTGACATGCTGCTATTAATTAacattaatgttttttttgcttGCTAAGTTAGATATATTTTAAAAAGCTTTTTAAAAAGCAACACCTTGCAACTTTTATAAGAGTTTAATGAGAAATAATGAGGACATATGTCATATGCTGTTCATGCTAATTGCATTTAATCAGGTAAAAACTGACCTGCTGCTGCTCATGGGGCAGATTAGTTATTAAAGATATAAAGTACAGGAACAAAAGAAGTGAGAGCAATTTAAACTCAGCGGTAAATAAAAATTGGACTGATTTAAGCATAACAGAAGCATTTTTAATTAATTTGCAGATAGGACAACTTTATTTCTGCTCTCATATTTCACCTCCTGGTTAAAACACTAACAGGCCAACACATGTTTTGTGTCGGCCTGTGGATAGATATTCACTACTATTTCAGCTGGGTTCTGCTTTTTACCACGTCCTTATTGACAAACACAAAATGTCAGTAAACAAGcccattaacattttaaaagctGCATCAATTAACTTGTGAATGCTAACTTGTTGGTGCTTCCAGCTGACACAAAACAATGCATCATTAATTTGGAGTATGGTTTCTTGCCACgaaaaataatatttatttaaatattttagcTATGCTTTGTTCCCAATCGAAACAATGAACTTGTGGTCAGTAAGCTAAAACAATATGCTGAAAGATAGTAAAATGCTCTGAAGGGCTAATTAAATACTTCTATGGCTTTGTTACTGGAAGCAACTTTTAATGTTAACATATTGATTGTAGCTGCTTTAAGCTTgccaaaatcttttttttttactttttcaaaTTGTACATCACCTTGGTTAGTGTTAAGTTGCCTACATGAGTCTTACATTGTACATAACTATAAATAGCTATGACCAGATACCCTGTTTCAGTTGCATAATAGTGTAAACCAGTCGCACTATAACCTGCCTTAAGAGGACATTTAATTAGATAAaactacaacaacaaaaacaattaaaaaaggTCGAAGAAACCTTAAAGAGAGAAAGCGATTTTCACATTGTCATTGCATGAGTCATTCAACCAGTGGTGCTGCAGGACACGTTGAAAGCTGCTACACAAgttaacaatatatatatattgttaaaTTGTGTAGCAGTTAGTCAATATATATTTATGATGGAGATTTGCCTTTAATGTATCTCCAATAGTGGCTCTTCAGTGAGCGCTGCATTGTAGGCCTATGTGAACAGTTAAACATGTGTGGACTTTTCCTCCATAGCCTACTCTTATTGATAAATGTTCCCTCATTGTGACTTTGTCATCAAAACttttaaatactttaactgTGAGACATGTGAGAAAGAGTATAATTTAAATTCGGGGTGTACTATTCCTTTATTTATCCCTCACTCTGCCCAGTGTACGGGTTTAGCTGCCAAACCTGAGCCTGTAGAGTAGAATGTACGCTGTTAGCTACTGTTAGCATGTCAGATTAATGTTGGTGACTAGTGCCCTCTAGTGGTCGGAGTTTCAGATCTTAAATCGCAGAGCAGTCATACTAACATGTCTTAAATAACTGATGTTATTTAATGTCATTAAAAAATATGAACCCCAGCCTAAAAATAGGTCTGTGTTAGTTTCagtatttattgaaaaaaaagggtcaacattttctataaaaatgtaattttccaAAGCTGTGAGCAGTGTTAGCTGTAACTGAGTTGCAGGAGGGCTTAAACCGAACTgcgttttttcttttaatgttgccACTTTGATCTCTTGTTGTAGAATGACTTATTTCTATAGGTATTTCATATTTTGTATTGTAATTTCCTATTGTTATGTTGCTCCCCAATAAAAAGTTGTTTAGTAAAAATGCAGGGTGCTTGGTTaatctttaatttatttgtcAACTGTTACTGttgttacatttatttaatatgaCGAAGTCTTgtggaaaaaaaacacaaaacgaACTGCACAATACTGCTTTTGATACTTTAAGTATGTTTAGCTGATAATACTTACATATCTTTAATTTAGTATAGCTTTAAAAGCAGGGCTTTTGTTGTGAAGTATTTCTGAGATGTGGTAAGTACTTTAACTTAATACTTCTTTGAACACTGCAttcgaattattattattttttatattcaaTTATGATGAACAGTTTTGTTTAAATCCACGCTACAGAGAAAGTATtgtgatttttttcttttacactTGACATTACTGCCTGTGCTTTAGTCTGAGAAACATACAAAATCAATTAGGCTTGTCTACGTGAGTTACTTACCCTATAATCTAAATGCATAACCAAATGTTAATCAAATACAGTAAGAAGCTCTCATGGACAGAGAGCAGCCAAAGGTCATATTTACTTCATatggtcagggagtgtagtaCTCACCATCAGGGGCTGCACCACCATGTTTGACCACTAGGTGTTGCTCTTGGAGAGTGTCAGCTACCCTCTTGACGAGAGCAAGAAGAAACCCACTGATCACTGACTGTCACTGATGCCCAGATATAAATGGATCCTGACAAACATGTATACCATCACTGCAATGTCGGCTCCATACAAACATTATCTACACAACACGTTTCCTGGTATTAGAAACAGCTCTTTTCTCTCTGTCGTGAGAATCACAATGTGACTGTGACCTTGAGATAAATTTACCTCAAAAATCCTCCACACGTCATTTAAAAATCTTCAAGGACTTTTTCCTTTGTTTCCACATAAAGTGACTCAGAGCTTCCACCCCTCACTGTTTCAGAAGTCTTTTGCATCAACGTCTTGAAGTGCAGTCTGATTATACAAAGTAAGAACAGATCATATCTGACTGGTGCAAATGTTATGCATTTATTAGTTAATTGTAATACTTAAATCAAACAAGAAAGTGGCTCATGATgatattgtaaaaaataaagaaatgtaaaaAACTACAGCATACTAAACTTAGAGGGAACACCCCTAACATATCATTATGGCACTTCAATCATTCAGGTAATCAAACATATTAAACAGTATATGAAGTATGTCGTCAGCTCCTCGCCACAAAAATAATAGTTTACATATTTTCTACAGTATGTATATATAAAAAGGACTGACGTCAGAAACATCTCATACTACTGTTTCCCTGATTAGTAAGAGGTTATGACTCTACATAATAACATTGACACAGAGGCTACATTTACTCATTTAAAAATCTACTGTACAGTTGCCAAAAAGCATTGAGTCATAACATTacagcagcacatcacagagttGGGACAGAAATACCTAATTTAATCCCTTCATGGTCTGTGTTGCAGTTAGTACATTTGGTCTCAGTGGACCTAAGCTGTTTGGATCTTGCGGGGTTCGGTCTAGTGATATGCCTGAGAGTAGAGTCTCAGATGTATGCACTGTGGTAGCCTCTctgataaaaataaaataaaaaacagtatTCAAATTTTGTTGGATAACTAAAAATCAGCTGTTTTCTTTCTACACTTGTACAGTATAGAGCACAAGCTGATTGAGGGGCAAATAGTCTGAGTTTTTACTGTGATTTCTAAAGCATAACTTGTTTCCTCAATGATATCGAACACTAAATAAATAGTCTTAAGGACATCTGAAATAAGAACAAATAATTCAATAAGCAGTTCTACATTTAAGAAGTGCACTTACTCACTTTGAATAGATCGATACCACTCCTGCGTCTTTAATGTACTGTACATATGAAGCTTAAACTAGAAAggggttagcttagcatagcagAATGACTAGAAGCAGTTGGAAACAACTCGTGTGTCTCTGTCTGAAGGTGAAAAACAAAATACTCATACCAAACCTCTAAAATCACCACATTAAATCTTGTTTGCTTAAAAGGTCACATATCTATATTTGTAGGTTCATTCTGTTTTCTGTCTACCGTAACATATTTAAATGATTAAATGTTAACAAAATCATAATTTTCCTCTGCATTGTCTGTCTGAATATACCTGTATCCACCCTGTTTCTAAAACGCTCTGTTGAAGGGCCTGTCTCTTTAAGTGCCCCACTTGAAAAACCCAAGAGTGCTCTGATTGGCTTGTGAAAAAAATGTGGTGCACCACACACCATTGGTTGAAACATTCAAATGGGGAGTGGTGTATTCTAATGAGAATATTATGATATTGGATAAAATACTGATAGTAGTGTAGTGGGTTCTCCACATACTCAAATTAATGT belongs to Pseudochaenichthys georgianus chromosome 14, fPseGeo1.2, whole genome shotgun sequence and includes:
- the rtn2b gene encoding reticulon-2b; protein product: MATKVVDLVYWRKLRRTGVVFTGLVMSLASLFQLSAITVISHICLGVMAVTFTLRLYYKLLELLRWNPGVHPFELSLNHDSSLTDRETVMLVEEVVLMIAFALTEIKRLIFIESVMDSIKFVLLLYLLTYVGVFTSGLTLVITAVIVVFSVPLLYKKNKMRLRRMVRAVKAFVKKIKDLFLSMYHKVRPSSAPEPAPAPAAAPAPKQKAKAK